In Phyllopteryx taeniolatus isolate TA_2022b chromosome 6, UOR_Ptae_1.2, whole genome shotgun sequence, one genomic interval encodes:
- the znf1035 gene encoding zinc finger protein 1035 isoform X2: MAHEWDSYFQNLTPLSSDPKTLRTSEPEGSLAQHIETFVGQHEFSNSTASDSAPATDSTFDTKYYSTSNVGNSASDCSYESFYRETPWQADEGLMLKDTSLRCENADIKDLAMNGLSSSGPSPSSYSAELQGLQQNCELLASSLLEDYSDVSSCSDTEVNETRPSCKFITSPTRQPKPDSTTKQSPSDWLFTHPENVTFSNEINAICPGSPKLMTGGNIDECIQGTNKGFEENGSCNTVHNQSFSGISTRESGTIEDCNEKEGLPIQEQEQNVDHYQIEGYYSDISVSDNENLTGIEDHPDHMEEHRTVTPEYTKMPIAKMEDEDNGLERATEETKESCLLENDVNDSPNVIGQQKINMTHGEEACSAVRQREEKEFDSLGEETFNVPKQTNIEFSSVHDESMEIDNPLSDMEINFQDNEMNTDTPQISDPPESESNNALRELVECTNMLETNREDIGSCLQFSKSQPSQSVVLDNICCPVPMSDGNLSNASAKKSLCSNSYYSLNTNNPRTDSDLVSDDLGSGNNKQDVDIISDWQQQPCSRTETNICEEEEIKCFQEENQTSSKSSDCTGVTIDACILDVHVENKQSISNDLKSFSQKSDLNNDCDSYKDKDPAENTPQCPENILHQNPVCPEQELTQCIDENVRVLFEGMDTSEEEKLMLGEQYGEPPVAKHSSDTDSMKPEESKCIVQSKGNRLDESEEQGSALKSSLQMRKRLQPVVIMNKMEPAPSVLYQCALCQQITHSVDHLIEHHHCQHSDQIFQFCKTSNKYLISNEQSHKHVGNNTEEPQLASDSSHRKRKSHHCSRCNMTFSKIILYVQHMRGHTGVTPYKCDGCGLYFAQNCTLKRHKNKPGRCRNFKPENPDAKSSDHEVIKLVKHETTPPSPPQNVVMDRRPLESLSQCYVNLFDVCKTNVCVYCGKQYSTPRKVKKHIYNMHKGNPPGVWQNHTTMKLTKKTNEKTLKISLEKTENIENETRGKYKCALCPRIFMQSYNRARHLRDCVRLAVSRNKGKVGNKYRCPLCHATFTQPGNRYRHIKTFCLRKTHNQLLKENAESEQRVELNIKKELKRMGQKKVAMENKQTESNSTTPTTITYKCGVCPAVFHQVSGLYQHVKRHESKITGKMIKYKTSVLSRKSNIKPLRTKTKQTEQTEDILKTDEKANVSLSCRYCEKKCDTEQSLKNHERCHRGERPYRCLDCRRGFKKRVYLMAHKVVHQSIQCTLCRKILPNARNLVQHAKLHHKGKMFPCPNCQKQFLSPMELLRHLKLHQKEGQAPLLNGETLKSLNSVQAPGELKELQCSLCNEVFDDGHLLRKHSLTHISSCQCPYCDQKFKARRYLLLHMFKHTGEKPYSCTQCGKSFYHKPSLETHKEMCVPTQNPEHSQPKNHECSICSRTFKKKVHLMAHKNGHKNNTLRVCTNCGMFFGLSKFGLHRRTCGEISQPNNILSSNGDACQNIPQKSQTVTKTTSQSSASRMLPFKCPNCTRRFRFRSLLLKHSVSHTGVQPYACIHCGERFSSNLLQLQHEEHCNDVSKEEESKVNEASIELTKMPACMEEEPISLEKAGDEYKCKFCTKTFVKPRSLRRHILTHNEVNPYRCKACGSCFSSFRNIF; encoded by the exons ATGGCTCACGAATGGGATTCGTATTTTCAAAATCTCACACCACTGTCATCAGATCCAAAGACATTGAGGACATCAGAGCCAGAAGGAAGTCTAGCCCAACATATTGAGACCTTTGTGGGACAGCACGAGTTCTCAAACTCCACAGCTTCAGACTCTGCCCCTGCAACAGACTCTACATTTGATACAAAGTATTACTCAACTTCCAATGTTGGAAATTCCGCTTCTGATTGTTCTTACGAAAGCTTCTATAGAGAAACACCTTGGCAAGCTGATGAAGGACTCATGTTAAAGGATACCTCGTTGAGATGTGAAAATGCTGATATTAAAGATTTAGCCATGAATGGATTATCTTCATCTGGACCCTCGCCTTCATCCTATTCAGCTGAGTTACAAGGACTTCAGCAAAACTGTGAACTTTTAGCTTCATCGCTTCTTGAGGACTATTCGGATGTCAGTAGTTGCTCGGACACAGAAGTAAATGAAACAAGGCCTTCTTGTAAATTTATTACTAGTCCAACTCGACAGCCTAAACCGGATTCTACAACGAAACAAAGTCCATCAGATTGGCTTTTCACACACCctgaaaatgtgacattttcaaatgaaataaatgcaatttgCCCAGGATCACCAAAATTGATGACTGGAGGAAATATAGATGAATGTATACAAGGGacaaacaaaggttttgaagaAAATGGGAGTTGTAACACAGTACATAATCAATCCTTCTCGGGGATTTCAACGAGAGAGAGTGGGACCATTGAGGATTGTAATGAGAAAGAGGGACTTCCAATtcaagaacaagaacaaaatgtaGACCATTATCAAATTGAGGGATACTACTCAGACATCTCAGTAAGTGACAATGAAAACCTGACCGGCATTGAGGATCACCCAGATCATATGGAGGAGCATAGGACTGTAACACCTGAATATACAAAAATGCCAATTGCAAAGATGGAAGATGAGGACAATGGACTGGAGAGAGCAACAGAGGAAACAAAGGAATCATGCCTACTGGAAAATGACGTCAATGACAGCCCTAACGTCATTggacagcaaaaaataaatatgacccATGGTGAGGAGGCTTGCAGTGCTGTGCGAcaaagggaagaaaaagaaTTTGATTCTTTGGGTGAGGAAACGTTCAATGTACCAAAGCAAACAAATATCGAATTTTCCAGTGTTCATGATGAAAGCATGGAAATAGACAACCCCCTATCAGATATGGAGATAAACTTTCAGGACAATGAAATGAATACTGACACCCCTCAAATCTCAGATCCTCCTGAGTCAGAGTCTAATAATGCGCTTCGTGAACTGGTGGAATGCACAAATATGCTGGAGACCAATAGAGAAGATATCGGTTCCTGTTTACAGTTCTCGAAAAGCCAGCCTTCTCAAAGTGTGGTTCTGGACAATATTTGTTGCCCTGTTCCAATGAGTGATGGTAATTTGAGTAATGCCAGTGCCAAGAAGAGTTTGTGTAGTAATTCATATTACTCTCTAAACACAAATAACCCAAGAACAGACAGTGATTTGGTTAGTGACGATCTGGGGAGTGGCAATAACAAGCAAGATGTTGATATCATCTCAGACTGGCAACAACAACCCTGCTCAAGaacagaaacaaatatttgtgagGAAGAGGAAATTAAatgtttccaagaggagaatcAGACATCCTCTAAAAGTTCAGATTGTACTGGTGTCACTATTGACGCTTGTATTTTGGATGTGCATGTTGAGAACAAACAgagcatttcaaatgatttaaaatCCTTCTCACAGAAGAGCGACTTGAACAATGATTGTGATTCCTACAAAGATAAGGACCCTGCGGAAAACACTCCTCAATGTCCAGAAAACATACTTCATCAAAATCCAGTATGCCCGGAGCAAGAGCTGACTCAGTGCATTGATGAAAATGTAAGGGTGTTATTCGAAGGGATGGACACTTCAGAGGAAGAAAAGTTGATGCTTGGTGAGCAGTATGGGGAACCTCCTGTTGCAAAACACTCAAGTGACACTGACTCGATGAAACCTGAAGAATCAAAGTGTATTGTCCAATCAAAAGGCAATAGATTGGATGAGTCAGAAGAACAAGGTAGCGCTCTAAAATCCTCTTTACAAATGAGGAAACGCCTACAGCCTGTTGTAATTATGAATAAAATGGAGCCTGCTCCAAGTGTTTTATACCAGTGTGCACTTTGCCAGCAAATAACCCATAGTGTTGACCATCTAATTGAACACCACCACTGTCAACATTCAGACCAGATTTTCCAGTTTTGCAAAACATCCAATAAATACTTGATCAGTAATGAACAATCACACAAGCATGTGGGCAACAACACCGAAGAACCTCAACTTGCTTCTGATTCTTCTCACCGAAAAAGAAAGTCTCATCATTGCAGCCGTTGCAATATGACATTCTCAAAAATAATTCTATATGTGCAGCATATGCGTGGTCACACTGGTGTCACGCCTTATAAATGCGATGGATGCGGCTTATATTTTGCACAGAATTGTACCTTgaaaagacataaaaacaaacctgGTAGATGCAGAAATTTCAAACCAGAAAATCCAGATGCAAAATCCAGTGACCATGAAGTTATCAAGCTAGTAAAACATGAAACtacaccaccatcaccaccacaaAACGTTGTGATGGATCGGAGACCGCTTGAAAGTCTTTCTCAATGTTACGTGAATTTGTTTGATGTCTGCAAAACTAATGTCTGTGTCTATTGTGGCAAACAATACTCAACTCCGAGGAAAGTCAAAAAGCATATTTACAACATGCACAAAGGAAACCCTCCAGGTGTTTGGCAAAACCATACTACTATGAAACTGACCaagaaaacaaatgagaaaacattaaaaatatctCTTGAGAAAactgaaaatattgaaaatgagACAAGAGGTAAATATAAATGTGCTCTCTGTCCACGAATTTTCATGCAGTCCTACAACAGAGCTAGACATTTGCGTGATTGTGTCAGACTGGCTGTTTCTCGTAATAAGGGAAAGGTTGGCAATAAATACAGGTGTCCACTGTGCCATGCTACATTTACACAGCCAGGTAATAGATACAGACATATTAAAACCTTCTGCCTCAGAAAAACTCATAATCAGTTATTAAAAGAGAATGCAGAATCAGAGCAAAGGGTGGAACTCAATATTAAGAAAGAGTTGAAGAGAATGGGACAGAAAAAAGTGGCCATGGAAAACAAGCAGACAGAATCCAATTCAACAACCCCTACAACTATAACTTACAAATGTGGTGTCTGTCCAGCAGTTTTCCACCAAGTGTCTGGTCTCTACCAACATGTAAAGAGACATGAGTCTAAAATTACTGGCAAAATGATCAAGTACAAGACTTCAGTTTTGTCCAGGAAGTCAAATATAAAACCTTTGAGGACAAAGACAAAGCAGACAGAGCAGACTGAGGACATTCTGAAAACAGATGAGAAGGCCAATGTTTCCCTGAGCTGTcgatattgtgaaaaaaaatgtgacacgGAACAGTCATTAAAGAATCATGAGAGGTGTCACAGGGGTGAAAGGCCATACCGCTGTCTTGATTGTAGAAGAGGGTTCAAGAAAAGAGTCTACCTTATGGCTCACAAAGTTGTTCATCAGAGTATACAGTGCACACTTTGCAGAAAGATTCTTCCAAATGCCAGAAATCTTGTCCAGCACGCTAAATTGCATCATAAAGGGAAAATGTTTCCATGCCCCAACTGTCAGAAGCAGTTTTTGAGTCCTATGGAGCTCCTTAGACATCTAAAATTACATCAAAAGGAAGGACAGGCACCGCTTTTGAACGGGGAAACACTGAAATCCTTGAACTCTGTACAAGCGCCAGGTGAACTAAAGGAACTGCAATGTTCCCTTTGCAACGAAGTATTTGATGATGGCCACTTGCTAAGGAAACACAGTCTAACACACATATCTTCGTGTCAATGTCCATATTGCGATCAAAAGTTCAAAGCCCGTCGTTATTTACTCCTTCACATGTTCAAACATACAGGAGAGAAACCTTACTCCTGTACtcaatgtggaaaaagtttcTATCATAAACCAAGCCTGGAAACTCACAAGGAAATGTGTGTGCCAACTCAAAACCCAGAGCATTCCCAACCTAAAAACCATgagtgttcaatttgttcccGAACATTCAAAAAGAAAGTACACCTGATGGCTCACAAAAATGGCCACAAGAATAATACTCTGCGTGTCTGCACGAATTGTGGGATGTTCTTCGGCTTAAGTAAATTTGGTCTTCATCGGAGAACGTGTGGAGAGATATCGCAACCCAACAATATCTTATCCTCTAATGGTGATGCCTGTCAAAACATTCCACAGAAAAGCCAGACTGTTACTAAAACCACTTCCCAGTCCAGTGCATCGAGGATGCTTCCATTTAAATGTCCTAACTGTACAAGGAGGTTCAGGTTCAGATCATTACTCTTAAAACACAGCGTTTCACATACGGGTGTACAACCGTATGCATGTATACATTGCGGTGAACGATTTTCATCCAACTTGTTGCAGTTGCAGCATGAAGAGCACTGTAATGATGTTTCCAAGGAAGAGGAATCAAAAGTTAACGAGGCTTCAATCGAATTGACAAAGATGCCTGCTTGCATGGAGGAAGAACCGATATCCCTAGAGAAAGCTGGAGATGAGTACAAATGCAAATTCTGCACTAAGACCTTTGTGAAGCCACGAAGCCTGCGACGTCATATTTTGACTCATAATGAAGTGAATCCCTATCGGTGCAAAGCCTGTGGCAGCTGCTTTTCAAG CTTCAGGAACATTTTTTGA